The genomic region TTCGCGCTTTAGAGACACGAGCGAAGGAGATATTGGGAGAGTAAAAAGACAGCATGAAGTAATTAAATTAGTAGGTGAAAAGGTGACAAGTGTCCAAGGAATAAAAAAAATACCTTCCTTAATAGATATTTTAATGAAAAATGTGGAGACAGATATACCGAAAAAGGAAATAGGTGCCCTAGCTAAACTTTTCCCTGATATAATGGAAAATGAAATTTCGTCGCTTGTATTACCAGGAGAAAGCAAAAAGGTTGACGGACTATGGTATTATATACCTGATGAAAATAAAATAAGTGGTAAATAAGGCCAAGGCGAAATAGGCTGGATGCAAGTTGAAAATAGAGTTAGAATAGAGAATGTGGAGAGCAAAATGAAAAGTATAAAGCACTAGCTTTTAAGTGTATTTACTCTACATCAAATTGGAGGTTTAATATGTCGGTAGAATTGTCACGTCTAGATAAACGCAAAATCAATAACAGCACGCCCCCAAAACGCAAATTGAGTAAGAAATTCAAAAGATTAATGAGAGTCGTATTTTTTGGTTTAATATTCCTGCTCGTGATAGGGATGGGCTTTTATTATGGAGATAGTTTATTTGCAGGCCTCATTGGTGGAGATAAAGAGCCCGATACTATAGTTGCTGAGGATGAACCAGATGAAGAAAAGTCAGGTTCCTTAAATAAAGAAGGACCGGTTAATGTCTTAATAATCGGAACAGACCAAAGAAAAAACGAGCCAGCTAGATCTGATACCATGATATTAGCAACCTTGTTCCCAAAAGACAAAGAAGCGCGCCTTTTATCCATCCCGCGTGATACCAAGGTAAAAGTAGCAGGTCATGGTACCACGAAAATCACCCATGCCCACGCTTATGGGGGCACAGAGCTTGCCGTAGAAACAGTTGAGGACTTTTTAGGTGTGCCTGTGGACTATTATATAGAAACAAATTTTCAAGGTTTTAAAAATATCATCGATATCCTAGGTGGAGTGACAATTGACGTTGAACGCAGAATGTATAAGCCACTTGAAGATATTAACTTAAAAAAAGGACTACAAACATTAAATGGCTATGATGCTCTTGGATATGTGCGCTGGAGAGGCGACGCTCAAGGAGATATCGGGCGTATCGAAAGACAGGAAAAGTTTTTAAGTGCCCTAGCTGACCATGCTGTAAGTATTAATACTGTTTGGAAGATTCCAGATCTTTTAAAGGAAATAAAAGATAATATTGAAACAGACCTAGGTACTAGAGAAATCTTATATTTAGCCACAAAATATGCAAAAGTCAATTCATCCAATCTTCAGTCACAATATCTTCCAGGCGAGCCTACTTATGAAAAAGGCGTGAGCTACTGGCGAGCAGATGATGAAGAGTTGGAAGAATTAATTGAAAGAATGCAGATGCTGCCAAGCGAGCTGGCGAAGCTGGAAGCAGAGGAAGCGGAAGCAGAAAGAGAAAGAGACAGCGAGGAAAACAGTAAAAGCGAGAAAGAAGATAGCAAAAGTAGTAAAAATAATAAAAATACGAAAAGATAGTAAAAGTACGAATTAGAATTAAGATGCTAGAAAAGAGTGCGTCTTGCAATTCCCATATTATATTTTTAAAAATTAAAATAGCGGGATATCATCTAAAGAATTATAAGCAAGTTTTCAAGGAAAGGAAGACCGCAATGAAAAACATTACTGGTAAGCAGCGTAATTTAATATTTTATAGTTTTTTAAGTGTAGCGCTTGTTTTGGTTTTGATACTGGCAGTCGTAGGCAGTACTCAAAATGGCGAATGGACTAAAGAGGATGCCATGCACAAGCACGCCTTTAAAAATCTTAGAAGGGGTAATTTTGATGAAGCTATACCTTTATATAAGCATCTGTTAGAACAAAAGCGTAATCAAAATAGCCCTAATCTGTATTGGGAGTATGGCGGGTGCCTAGCAGGGAAAAAAGAGTACCCTGAGGCACTTAAAAATTACGAGCTAGCCAAGGAAAAGAATATTTTCTTAGTTAAAGATTCTAATTTTATGTATCAGTGGAGCCATTTGTTAGCTGAAAATGGGCAAGACGATAAAGCCTATAGATATTTAACCTTAGCCCGTCAGGAAGCCTCAGACGAAAAAATCGCAGCTCAAATGGATACGTTACTCCAAAAGATCGAAAATAAGAAATGAATAGGTGAACAAAATGAAGAAAAACAAGCTTAAAAATAAAGTAAAACCATTGCAGAATGGCCTCGTGGATTATTCGCGTATAGATAATAATATTTGGAAAACGCTGTTAGCCATGTTAGTGCTGATTCCCTTGACGATTAAAATGCATCCTACAGACCATATTAGCCCGATTATTGGTGATCATTTTGAACCTACAGGGTTTACAATAGATGTCTTTTCCTATTATAAATATGCTCTGCTCTTACTTGGGACGAGCATTTTAATTATGTTTTTTTTAACGAAAATGGTTTCTAAGGGCTATACCCTTAAACAAGATAACACCAACTTGCCTTTATTTATTTTTATGGTCTTAG from Desulfonispora thiosulfatigenes DSM 11270 harbors:
- a CDS encoding LCP family protein — protein: MSVELSRLDKRKINNSTPPKRKLSKKFKRLMRVVFFGLIFLLVIGMGFYYGDSLFAGLIGGDKEPDTIVAEDEPDEEKSGSLNKEGPVNVLIIGTDQRKNEPARSDTMILATLFPKDKEARLLSIPRDTKVKVAGHGTTKITHAHAYGGTELAVETVEDFLGVPVDYYIETNFQGFKNIIDILGGVTIDVERRMYKPLEDINLKKGLQTLNGYDALGYVRWRGDAQGDIGRIERQEKFLSALADHAVSINTVWKIPDLLKEIKDNIETDLGTREILYLATKYAKVNSSNLQSQYLPGEPTYEKGVSYWRADDEELEELIERMQMLPSELAKLEAEEAEAERERDSEENSKSEKEDSKSSKNNKNTKR
- a CDS encoding tetratricopeptide repeat protein, encoding MKNITGKQRNLIFYSFLSVALVLVLILAVVGSTQNGEWTKEDAMHKHAFKNLRRGNFDEAIPLYKHLLEQKRNQNSPNLYWEYGGCLAGKKEYPEALKNYELAKEKNIFLVKDSNFMYQWSHLLAENGQDDKAYRYLTLARQEASDEKIAAQMDTLLQKIENKK